Within Ipomoea triloba cultivar NCNSP0323 chromosome 9, ASM357664v1, the genomic segment CATTTGATGACCTAAAGCAAGAATATTGACAGAACAGCAGATCTTTGGCAACGTCATTACCGTATATTGCCACAGAAACACTTGAGTACCAATGGCACTTCGCAAGTAGTTGATGAGATGAGAAGAGGCTTCCTCGCCTCAAGGTTTGGAAATAATCTCCCTCCCTATTACATGTACCAGAAAAGGAATACCTTTCTTTTGGATGTTGATCTCAGAACAATTCATATTGAGTGCAGCTTACATTGTGATGACTGATGAGataaaacaataaaagaaaTTGCTCAGATGCCAAAGCACAAAGCAATAAGTTGAGTTTCCTCAGAACCTATGATCATAAATGAAGTTCTTTAAATTCACAACAAGCTCCAATGTTTTGTCCATAGATTGTGCCATTACTCCACTTATCTGTTCAGCATATCTATGCCTAATGCCAGGTGGAGCGCTTGGCTCAGTGAAGAAGGAAAACATCTATGAGTTCATCAGTATGCTAATGAATATATGAAGCCACAGAATTATGAATCAGAAAGTTTCAATCCAAAcgttgaaaatgacgaaaaaggaaaggaaagtaCTCATGCTGGTAATACGCGTTCCAGTGTTAGCAAAAGAAATCCTCAAAGTGGAAAAATACGGCAATTCAAGCATATAAAGTGATCTGGCTGAGAACTATAAGACAGTTGGTTAAACAGTTGCGCAACACCCGCTTCTTTTTACTCTCAGTAGTCCTGACAGTGATCAAATAAAGGAAGATCCAAGTGAGCACCTCTTTATTCACTCCAGAACCTTTCTTCTAAACATAAGTGATTCTTCCAAAAACATGatcacaaaacacacaaacttccACACAttcactgaaaaaaaaaaagagcacatATAACAATGGCTATTTTTGAGATTTCTGCATTAGATAGGAAATAACCTAAAAGAAATGAGACATCAAAGAACAACTCTTGCTACTTCAACAACCAGTTTATTTGAATGGGCATTCTAACATATCCACAGAGCTATTTTTCTTCAGTACTAGGTGGCTAGCATGAATACAAAATAGGTAACGCTTAACATGACTATTCATGAACCAAAGTTTCAAAAAGGAAAGCAACTTTAACTAGTACTCCATATAAAAGCAGACCCTAATCAAGAACAATACAGTAGTCAATGAAATATGAGCAGCTAAAGAGCATGGCCAAAGGACATGTAAAAGTTGCACCTGTTGAAGATTCCAAAACAAGCACAATGTTGAAAACCATGGCTTTCTTCACAAAAATCCATTCCCACAATAAGATGGTTGGCTAGCATGAATacataataggttattagtaacaTGACTATTCATGAAAAGAAGCTTCATAAAGTAGGTTTAACTAATATAAAACAGGACCCTATAGTAAAGAATAGTTTTTAAGTCAATGAAATATGAGCAGCCACAGAGCAGATCTGTAATGGCTGGCTAATCACCAATGGATGAAGAGAATGCATctgatgaatatatatttactcAAGAAAGTATTTGAATTTTCAGATTTTCTTAACCCCACCATTCAAGACTGTTTTTGATATTCCTTCAAACACAATATATGCGAGAAGCTCTCTCTTTACAGGCTTCACCCTATCCAAACGTTAGGCAAAATCAGCACAACTATTGGGCAATTCGAAATGCCACACGAAAGGCTACATATATGTACAATTCCTTACAAAAGTCAATTGTGATTGTTTTTGAGCCATATTACACAAACTATTGTGAATCCTAAAAACATCTGTAAGTTCTTCTTTCGAGTGTTTAAAAGAGGGAAAGGATCATTATTatgaagaaaaattaaaagaacaattgcaaagaagaagaagaaagatttgTTTCTAAAAGGAAGTAccgcttttgtttttttcaattCTACAGCtgaatttgttaaaaattacgTTTAGAAAAACAAAACTTTAAGAAAGCATACTAACGATGCTGAGGTTTGAATTGAAGTGTGCGTTCCATTGCAAAGTTTGTCGGTTTTGTTATATAACCACAAAGCTTAACAATTTATAGTGTTTTGAGCACGGTATACTTAAGGGTGGAAATAGGTTGAGCCGAGTCGAGTCgaactttagaaaattaggtcTGAGCCTGTTACAAAAATATAAAGTCTGAGCCTGTTGTAGGCTTTTTGTTAGGCTCAAGCTTGAACCTACAATTGATCTGGTCGGGCCTGAAGACTTTTTAAAAACCTGTTTAGTATTTAGTACATTAAGGGAGCGTTTGGTTCAGGATATCTtagatcaatcattattgcatggaccatggtccacacagctgtgtggaccaaaaataaaaagtacattatttttgtactgaaggtacattatttgatatatactatcaaataatggacctacagtacaaaaataatgtactttttatttttggtccacacagctgtgtggaccaaaaataaaaagtacagtatttttgtactgtaggtacattatttgatagtatatatcaaataatgtaccttcagtacaaaaaaaaaaaaaattttttttttttttgtactgaaggtacattatttgatatatactatcaaataatgtacctacagtacaaaaataatgtactttttatttttggtccacacagctgtgtggaccatggtccatgcaataatttgtcatcttcgattacctaggtaatctgagtctggtaaagttatattaccttgtttggttcagGTTATGAGATTACttgggctatgtttggcaaacctagctgaaatggtagctgaaagctgaaaagttataagctcgaagctgaaatctgaagagttgttaagctagctgttataagtgtttggtaaaattagctttttgataagttgataaatgtaaaaagactaaaaaggacatctacataaaagttaaataattttaaatttaaataggtttgtttagatattaaaatataaaataatgaaatcaatatattttaataaaatataaagtaagaacatatatttaaaaatatataaagtaaaacaaaatgtttataattcataaaattagttcatacaaaaattattgttcaaacacaaatatcaaattaaaattacaacgaaacatattgaagaaaaaaagccaaaagagttttaattgggagggataaatgatgtcatttatttaaaataataaggataaagatggaaaaaagttaagaagctactagcttatttttgaaaagctacctgaggtagcgtttcaaaataagctcttattttaagctactagcttattttgaaagcattaccaaacaaaacttatagcttatttgtagcttaaaataagctataagctcctaaataagctctgccaaacagagccttggTAATGTTATATTCCCTCAAAGTTGATGTagcggtaatgtttcaaggtaatgtgattacccccgtttttttaggtaatcttagattaccttgaattattccaactttgccctTGCTAACTAATTTttatacaacaacaacaacaacaacgtatataaaataaatatatatttatataatcaaatatacatgtgtgtgtgtgtgtatatatatattttaatattaagcatcgatatattcatacatataaattaataaatacacaCTCTGaagacacacatatatataaataaataaacaaataatatatatattgaggacattatagtaaattgatccatataacctaaaatataacccttaaccaaacaaagtaatattattttccacaatccaaacaaacacataaggtaatcttacattcccacaatctcacattaccttcctgaAGGTAATCGTATTACCTGAggtaatccaagattccgtgaaccaaacgaccCCTAAAGGATTCAAAATAAGTACtactttgagcctatttaaagcctacgtgttaagaatttttaaaaacattaataagtgtatataaataatttaagaaatatacatAATGCAAAattaatacataattacatcttttcaaaaaaaaaatacataattacataagtatatcaccacaatgcatagcattaaaatataaataaaattaaacaagtcACGACTTTAGCATGCTCGTTAATttgtttagaaataaattcaattgtattattatttgttatcctatataatatcataaataattaacaatcaactcacataattaagttgcgacatttcattaaatattatgacagtaagaacaattaataaaaaattaaacaataagaacaCTTATAACATGATTAACAtcaatgtttatagttgaatcataatttagaatgaaaTTTTGGAGGTGAAGAgttagagtttggtaattatatatacttggggttatattgtaaatataaaaatatattaggtataaaatagaatatataggCCAGACCTGTAGGCCTGAAGGCTGAGCCTGGTATATATAGGCTTAGCCTATTTAGGTTAATAGGCTTTGAAGTTAGCTCAAGTCTGGCCTTTTTACTATACGAGCTAGGCCTAACTAGGCCTTAATTAAGTTTGGACATAAGCCCCTACAAAGGggtttggcaaattataccgtgcaccacggtgcacatagcaatgtgcgcCACGTACGTAAACCACGGTGCACCAAGgcttggccgaggactgacctcggccaagcTTTGGCCCAGGACAGGCTcggccatttttttttttttgctctgaGCGCGAgattggccgaggactgacctcggccaaactttggccgaggactgacctcgACCAAAatagatagttttttttttttttttcttcatgacggaccatcagcgaattacatgttttttgcgttgcgCGGACTTTTTCTCTAGCTTACTGATCCTTGCTTCCTCGCTCAGGTCGCACATCCTCTTCTTGATGTTGGAAGCTGAAGGCTCAGGGTCTTCTTCCTGTCGCCACACATTGTCGAGTAGGTtttgttgatgctggtactgtcccGGATACTCAACGAATTGAGTAAAATATCCGCTCTACACCAGTTCCTCTATTTGTCCTTTTAAAGTATGGCACTCGTTAGTATCATGCCCAACCTGCCGGTGGAACCGACGGTACTTGGTTTGGTCCTCGCACGTAGAAACTGCCATACactctgagggaaaatgcaccattcccatttcctcagcgtgacttaaATCACGCTAACCGAgtgagtaagcggtgttaagtgccgCGGTGGGGTGAGAAGAGGCCTTCCCTGAACTTTCCCATTCGTTGCGGATAACTGGTTTGGGCGTGGTGCCTGGTTGGACGGACCAACTTTATCAGGTTGCCCACCTTTCCTACCTTCCTCctcatctttcttttttctgtGGGCCTCTTCTGCCTCAGCGTATCGGTTGGTTGTCCTCATCATGTCCTCATAGAagcgtgggtggtgggcgttcagttgtttgtggaaatcgcaTGACCTTAATGCTTGGATGAATATGAGGATTGTTGCCTTCGAGTCGAAATCATATACATTATTGACCTCTTTGTTCTATTTGCTTACAAAATTTCGCAAGCTTTCCCCCCTATCTTGTTTTACTCCACAGAGATGCGAGAATGGCTTTTTATGTTGTATATTTCCGGAGAAATAGGTTAGGAAATTTTTGGACAGTTCTACAAAAGTATGGATCGATCCGTCTGGGATTGTATTGAACCAATCCTGCGCCACTCCGTCCAAAGTagacaagaacgctctgcacatgatggcGTTGCTTGCCCCCGTCATCACCATGGTTGCCTtatatcttgtcatatgggcaCGCGGGTCAGAAGTCCCGGTGTAagccttgatggtgggtagcCGAAAATCTTTTGGGAGGGGTACCTCCATTATGTCCGAAGAGAATGGAGCAGCCATCCTTACCTCCGGCTCTGGTGAATgctctcttgcttctactttcctCTCTAAGTCGTCTATCTGCCTCTGGAGTTTTTCAACCAAGTCTTCCTGTGGGGTTCTGCGTCTAGTGGAGTGACACAGAGCCggtccaccagattcgcccaaGACCCATCGGCTAGGGGTCGCCGTCCTGTCGTTGGGTTCTCTCTTGTCTTGGAGATCGCACCTCCACCTCTGGAGGAgacggtggtggtggtgggaccTGGCCTTGCACTCCTGCTACTAGTTGAGCCATCGTtgccgccgcctgttggatgacctgcgtCGCCGCTTGGAAGTCCGtgacttggatgggagcagcatTCACTAGGAGGGGAGCGCGACCCCCATcatggttgttgttgatttGGCTGCGAAGATCACCCTCGAGGCGATCTCCCAcatggttactgttgagctgctcacgaagatcacccgtggggtgaccattgttcacttgacgagaaccatgagagctgctggatctGGATTGTGCCATCGATAATgatgagatgagctgggtgttttgtgattttgtgaagtttgcctgaaatctgatctcggctctcaacgaaagcaccaatgacggtaataatgtgttaccgatatcttttattaataatataaatgcaAGAGTACAAATAGTTCAGTACAGTAGTGTTTTCTCAGTAGTGAGTTCAGCTTAGTAAATGTTGCCTCCCCCTGCAAGTGTTGTGAGCGCCCTTTTATATTCATGAGCGCAACGTCCTATCTTAAATGCATAGTAATGGAGTGTTAGTGCTGAGGAGTCGTTGGAGTACCATTGGAGTGAAATGCTGAACGGCTAGTTTGAACGTCCTTTCATTGTCTTGTCCTTGGGTGCTGCccgtggttccgggtcgggtacccaattaccctgtcactaGCCCCCCACTCTTCAGCTAGTGAGAGTGGCCGAGGTAGCTGAGGAGTAATAGCTCGGTACTGGTTCCGGGTCGAGTACCTAATTACCCTgtcaatgcacaacacaaacaTGCACCATTAgatacgcatcaccaaaaaacacaccactaggtatgcaaatatacaccacacagtgttcggaaatgcacaattaggggcagggggagttatggtgcattattttgggtgtgttgtgtgttttttggtgtttttgtgtattttcattgttgtgcattttgtaacattgagtggtgtatatttgtatacatagtggtgtataccGCACCAACCGCACGGGGAGGCGTGACCATATTtgagcaaatatatatatatatatatatatatatatatatatatatatatatatatatatttatttatttatttatttatttatatgaacCCTAGGAGGCCGCCCAACCCGCCCTTGTTTAGGACCGGCTCGGATGATGGACTAGGGTTCACATAacattatagatttatagacCATGGATTGAAACAACGAGGTATAGAATTTATATTCGTAAATACAGAAtatcataacacaagacattaaaaaaaaaaatcacaacacaagacacataacaTAGCATAATGGACCCAACTAGATTGAAAAAAACGAGGTACAAAACTCATACTCGTAAGatatagaatttcataacataagacacaaaaattcataacacaaaatacatccacacattatatatttacatatttttcaaatatgatttaggtacataatttgctTAATTcataggtacaaaattttataacacagacacataaatttataacataagacaAACTAATTTGCTTTAGGTACAGAATTTATATTCATAAGGTATAGAATTTcctaacataaaacacataaaGTTATAATACAACACACAAATACATAAACTAGAGTCCATTGTGCAATGTGAACcttggtctatggtataacggTTGGGCTGGGATTGCCCCCACAATTAGACACTACGGATCATCTGACTGATATGTAACACAAGTACATTCTCTAGGTTTATATTCACTTGTAAGTGCTAATTTACAAAGCTTGATGAATACACATCAAAGAAAACACTGTGCTATTACACAAGGAACATGACAGGCAATTGGTCCGAGTAGTTGCCAGAATTATAATGTATCTGATCTACTATACAACATGTGATTTCCACAAATATGTACAAGTAAGTACcctacatatatatgcatattctTGGTGCCAAAAAAGGTAGATAATGCTTCATTTGCAGTGAATGTGAATACATAAACTAGCTAAGTAAGGTCAAGATTTGATCATTCCTTTGTATAATGAGCATGAGATGAAGATGACAGTAAGGAGTGAAGCTTACTTTTTTGTTCATCACTTCCCATGTGATTCACACAATCAGCAGTAGCAGGCTGAGGCTGGCAATAATGTTGTAAAGAAAACATCATTTTGTTCTTCCCACATCCACTAGATTGCTTGAAAAGAGTGGCGGAATCGCAGTGTTTTTGGAAGGGAAAACCACTCCCCGATCCCTCGCTATCAATAATCTTGTCTCTAAGTTTCAGCAATAGACCTCTAAGCCTCATGACCTCTGCCTCAAGAACCACCTGCCTCTCTACTTTCTTAACCATCTGCTCATTCAAAGCTCTCAATTTCCTCACTTCCTCCTCCAAGTAAGCCGTGTGAGCCTTCTTCTTCTCTCGATACTTCCTAACCGCTTCTCGATTCCCAGAAGCCCTTCTTCTAGCCTCACCATCACTCTGCAGGGAAGTATAGATATGGTTGTGGGTGTGAGTACAAGTTTGGGCATTTCTCCTCAACTTCTCATCAAGAACTGAACCAACAGATAGAAGTGATGCCTGAGCTTGAACATTACTAGATGAATCTGCAGAATTCAGAACCAGAAAATGATCTGAGACCTCCATTTCTCCCTTGCTAACCGGAGTTCAAAGAATCAGCAAGATTtccttttaatgaaaagaaggGAATATTTTTCACAGTGGGTAAATAATTTATTCAGGCAAGAACATGTGCCCCCGGCATGAATTGATTCCCAATCCCACTAAACTTTACAACACAAAGAAACAGAACAATCACCCTAGCTATTCAATCAAGAAAAAGCTAAAAGGtagcaactttttgaacaatAATTAAAGTCCCAAAGGGAGAATCAAAAATTAAAGTGGGAAAACAAGAAAACGCTTGTTCTTGCTCTTTCTTTTTGTCATTCAGAGAAGGGATTCTTCTGATGATGAAAGCAATGAAGGGGGTTTAAGGTTTACCTGATATTTTGCTTTGCATGACTGGCCACAAATCTCTCCACTGTCTCTACTAACTAATCAGATAATGATGACAAATTTCAGAATATATGTCAACTGCAATTGGACTATGGAAATAGTAACCTTATAACTCAGGAACAactaagggggcgtttggttttCTGCAAATGAGAATGACTTccattacaatgtttaatttgttttctgaTTTTTAGAATTACAGCATCGGAATTGAAATCTCAAAAACATTGTCTATCTACTTCATTCTCCTTTCATTCCCATTTTGTagtctttcttttctttcttctgcaAACGGCtgccatcattttttttaacttaaattcCGGTCTGAGGTTGTACATAAACAAGAATTTTAAAATGAGTTCTAATGGAGCTATGGGCTTGATACCAATGACAATCATTACGACTCTGTTGACCATatcatcaaataatgtacattcggtataaaaataatgtacattgtattaagGAGATGCACattttttgtgtactgaatg encodes:
- the LOC116028911 gene encoding basic leucine zipper 24-like isoform X2 codes for the protein MEVSDHFLVLNSADSSSNVQAQASLLSVGSVLDEKLRRNAQTCTHTHNHIYTSLQSDGEARRRASGNREAVRKYREKKKAHTAYLEEEVRKLRALNEQMVKKVERQVVLEAEVMRLRGLLLKLRDKIIDSEGSGSGFPFQKHCDSATLFKQSSGCGKNKMMFSLQHYCQPQPATADCVNHMGSDEQKR
- the LOC116028911 gene encoding basic leucine zipper 24-like isoform X1 — encoded protein: MQSKISDSSSNVQAQASLLSVGSVLDEKLRRNAQTCTHTHNHIYTSLQSDGEARRRASGNREAVRKYREKKKAHTAYLEEEVRKLRALNEQMVKKVERQVVLEAEVMRLRGLLLKLRDKIIDSEGSGSGFPFQKHCDSATLFKQSSGCGKNKMMFSLQHYCQPQPATADCVNHMGSDEQKSKLHSLLSSSSHAHYTKE